The nucleotide sequence CTGCCACCCACTTGCCGACTCCTCTAGGTGCTATGTGGTGGGAGGTACATTGATCCAGTCCGTTCTGTAGTCGTTGTTGTGATTTGGTTGTGGCTTGCAACGATAGTGACGCGGCCTGTTTGCTTTGTGCCCCGTCTTCTTCGCCTTTGTGGCTGGAGTTTGGGCAAGGCGAGTTCTCTCTTTCTCGTGTGTAGTATGTGTGGTTCTAATCCCAGGGATTAGCATGGTGTGTTGCCTTTTCGCATTGTATTCGAATCGTGGATGGGTCTCTTCACCCTTTCTTCTATCAATATATGATACGCATGCTTGTGCGTATTCGAGAGAAAAGAAAACAATTGCTTTTCTGTTTGCACAAGTCCACAGGATCAGAACAATGGAACGTAATTGCATGATGTGACATGAATTAATCCAACTTGTTGCTCAGTACAATGCACATAAACAGAGTGAGAGTAAAACATGAAcaattaatgattctatttaagctTGGACTGCAGCCTTATAATCTATCTTTTTGTGTCAATCCAAAATTTAAAACCAAACAGGTATTGAAATATCGTACCTCCAGTAATCATCCATTGCAGATCCTGCAGATAAAATCACACAGACCCTTGCATCATCGACGCATATACCTGCATCCAAGAAATACACAGAAACAATCATGATGGAATCACAACAAAAATTAATGAAATCACAACAAGTGCCTTCTACAATGACACTACCTCGACGAGTACCCCCGGTCTGGCTGCCTCTCCTTCCTTGCTGTAGTAGCAAGCAAGGCTCGCTCACgctccttctccttggcctccctcttcctcctctcctctctaAGCTCCTCGATACTCTTCTTCCCTCCACTCCTCTTCTCCCCGTTGCCTTCGGCGTAATCTCTCCTCTCCTTAGAGGAGGAAGCCAAAGGCTTCGACATGTACCAGGGCGTAGCCACGCCCTTGCCGGCGAGGCCATAACCCAGCTTGTACTTCTCGTCGTCAGGCCCCGCCGTcctaacctcctcctccttcttACGCTTCTTAGGGTTTGGCTTAGTGTCTGTCGCAGGCTCCCTCTCCCGAGCTGCGCCTCTCCCGCCGCTAGCGGAGGCAAGCGCGGCGAAGTCGGCGGCCCCACCGCCGCCGGAGAAGAGGTTGATGTGGTCTCCGTCGGAGACGACGGGGGATGGATCCGCGGGCCGGGCGGCAGGGGGTGGGGGCCGCGGCCGGGCGACCTGGTCCGCGgaccgggtggaggaggggggtgGAGATGGGGCACGGGGAGGGGAGGGCGAGTCGGACTGGAGGCCCCGGTTGCGGCGGAGCGCGACGAGGCGGGCGTGCGACTCGCGGCGGCGGGTGGCCTCGCGCTGGAGCTGGTCCTGGCGGGCGGCCTCGGCCTCGTCGACGCGGACCTTCTCCTGGTTGTCGAACCTGTAGACGTTCCACCGCTTCTGCGGCAGGATGTTCAGCCCGCCGTGCCCGCCCATCTCCGCCTACCGGAGCAGGTTCCTCGCCGACGACCGAGGCGGTTGGGTGgggtgctccggcgagtgggagaTTGGGGATTTGCAGCCTCGTTCCCCACGGGTTGCGGTTTTGCTTTGCGCCCGTGCCGGAAACGAGGCTGGGCCACGGGCCGACGGCTTTTCCTTTTCTGCCAGATTCGAAATTCTAGGCCCAACAGCCCAACTGCCGTCTCTGGGGTTCAAGGCTGTGACGTCACCCTCTCACTTCCGGCCCCCGCTTTTTGTTTCCATGGAGCGGCTGAAATCGGCGGTGCCGGCCGATATCCGGCGAGCCGTCGGCGAGGGCACGACCCGCGACCTCCCTTCCACCACTTCTCTCCTTCTCGCCTTCCTCGATGACCTCCCTCTATTCCACCAGGTAACCACCGAGCCCGCCGCTTCACTATTATTCTGTGCTCATGGCCGGGGCACTAGCCACCAGCGTAGCTAGGTCGCTGGTCTCAGTGATTGTTTCGTGCCATCTCTCAGGTCATCGGCGAGCTGACAGACCCGGAGCTCGCGCTGTGCCGCAAGGACAAGGGGAGGGCGGCGGAGCTGAAGGGCCGGGGCAATGCCTGCTTCTCCAGGAGGGAGTTCGAGCAAGCCCTTGGGTTCTATTCACAGGTAATTTGTAAGTTGTAACCACAGACTTGAAATTTGTAATTTGTAATTTGTAATTTGTCAATGCGGCTCATTGCACCTGTGCTGTGAAAAAAGAGAGGGTTTTGTTCCAAACCATGTGCAGAAGTAACTCGGTTGTTCAGCAGTGAAGTCTGTGGGGTTGTTCACTTGTTTGGTTGTTAAAACAGTGTCAACTTGATTTATTAGAATTGACCCCAGTTCCTCTTAGTCACATTTTATTGAATTCGTGATAATAGGCTTTTCTTTTGTTTGTATTTCTGCAGGCGCTGCGTTACGCCCCGATTAGTTCTGATGGCACTGATGATATCTTGGTACCTGCATTATATGTCAACCGTGCCTCCACTATGCATGTGAGTATTTGATACATCTGTTTGCAGAATCTTGGGAGGCAGGCACTAAACTTGTCCTATTTAGTTACACTGTGAAAAATTGAACGTAATGTTAAAAATCTAACGTCAGAATTTTTTTAACCATGGCAAATTGAACGTTTTTTATGGCAAATTTAGTTGTCACAAGGatggcaatttgctttagcaaGCATGGCAAATCCAGGCAAAAACTGAACATGTCACGGATTTGCCATGCTTGCTAAAGGAAGTCCCATCCTCGCGACTACTAAATTTGCCATAAAAACGTTTGATTTTCCATGCTAAAAAATCTGACGTTTGATTGTAGCGAAATCCAAAATGATTTGCTTTTTCCTGTTTCCTGAGGTGTCCTTGCATATATTCTAATGGATTTTCTGAATTTTGCAGAAATTGGGCCTCCTGGAAGAGTGTCTGCGGGATTGCGACAGGGCCATCTCTGTTTCACCTAATTATGCGAAGGTAGTAGGAGTGTGATAGTTGTAACAATGCAACTTACGCGTAATGTTTGTTTCTCTGTTTTTGAGAATTCAAGCTCCAGCATGGAAGTCAAATCATTGTTTTAGTTTGACCTGTTTCTGTGTTTCAGGCATGGTACAGGAGGGGAATGGTAAATGCATCTTTGAAGAATTATTCATCTGCCATGCATGATCTAGAGGTTGCATTGAGCATGGAAGTGACTTCTTCTGGGAAGAGCAACATAGAAcaagagttgaagttgatattgTTAAAGCCTCAATGTGTGAACGAAGTTGGAAGATCAAGTGGTGATTGCAAGGATGCAGGATTGGCACATACAGGTTGGAACTTTGGGCACACATACAACTTTTTTGGATTTGTACCTAATACTAAGTGACAGATAATATTTGTCTAACTGGCAGCAGAACCACATAAGGTTGTCCTTGAGTGTATTGCAACGCCCAACAAAGGTAGAGGAATGACATCTCCAAATGATATTCCTCCGACCTCCTTGATTCATGTTGAGGATCCTCTTGCTGCGGTATGATCTAGATTTATCTCTTCAATTGTATACACCAAATGCTGTGTCCCAACCTTCCTGTTGTCCTATTTATTTTCGAAGGCCATATCAAGTTGCCAAAATCTTTTGTGTGGTTCACATATGAATTGATTAAATTATGTGTTTATTTGAGGTGCATACAATACAAGATTGTTTTATGAAGCCAGGCATTTAACTCTATGTGCTTTGTGTGCAATTATTTGTTGTGTTTGTTTTTCGCAAAATTGTCAATAATCTTAAGCTCAAGTTTTGTATGTCTCTTACTTGTAACAGTTGTATGCAGATTATCCTGAAATCTTGCCGGGAGACTCACTGCCATTATTGCTTTAGTGAAGCACCTGCAGATGTTGTGTTCTGCCCCTTGTGTACAATACCAGTTTATTGTTCAAGAAAGTGCCAAGAGCAAGCTGTAGGCGGAATCTCTTGGAATCAAGATACTTATCTTAAATCTAACAGTAATGCAGTTGATCTTGGAATACTGAGCCTAACTTCTACAGGGTGCATGGCTCCAAACTCTAAACAGATTGCTGAACATAGGCACGAATGTGGAGGTGCCCATTGGGCAGCTGTTTTGCCAGCTGATATAGTTTTAGCTGGGCGACTAATGGCACAATACATAGACAGCAGAATGCTGACTGGAAAGAGCTCTGCCATCTCCGGTCCAAATTTGgtaaaaaaaacttatatttttCATACGAGCTTACCATTTTCTGGTGCTGTTAGCATTAGATATTGTAACATAAGTATCTCTCTAAAACAAGATATATAGCCAACGGCGGAGCTTAGTGTGTTGCTGGGGGGGCTGTGGCCCCCCCATGATTGGCACATGCAAGCATATATTTTTTAGAGAGAGAGCTTAGGTTATGAAACTTTGtgtgtttgccccccccccccacacacacactagttCAAATATtctatttgccccccccccccccccccccccaaaaaaggacttGGTCAAGCTCCGCCACTGTATATAGCACAAGTATTCTAACACTGTCAGGCCGGGAACTAATGGGCTAAAATGGCCATTGCAGGATCTCATTCAGCACTATGACGTAGATTCTCCTACTAGCAAGTTGGAATCACATATATATGCGATTGTCTTGTTATTATGCCTCCAAAAGCATTATAGATCAGATCTTTCGTGGAAAGAGGAAACTTTATCCCAGGTATATGTGACTTATTTTTTGAGTTTCCCCTTGCGTACATGGGTATTGCTTTGATATGTCAGCAGGGGTTAATAAGCATTCTTTGATCTTGTACAGCTGGTTCTTTTGATATGTCAAGTTAAAGTCAATTCGATTGCTATTGTTTGTATGAAATCCATGGATGGAGGCCAGGGACTGACAGAGAGTAAAGGGTATTCTGCAGCTGATGATGCAGTTATGTGTAGTGTGGAGCAGGTTTGTCTTCTACTCCCTTTTCTTTTCTGGGATCAATACACCATCCTATAAAAATTGAGGAATATATATTGCCTACTATTCAGATGCGTCTTATTATTGATTTATCCTCTGACCTTTAGATATTAGTACACTTCTTAAGCACGCGGTGTTATCCTGAAAGTAAAAAAACTTGATAAGATCCAGGAGAAAGACGATAAGATGTTTAAATTCATAAACTTGAGAAAATGAGTGAAATGTTGAAGTTATAGCTTGGTATGTCAAGTAGGTACCTCTAAATCGCACTACATTACACTGTTGGGTTGGTATAGAATGCATGGCGTTGTCTACTTTGCTTTATGTGGCTTCTGCGTCTGATGCTCATTTAGTCTCTTTACCATCTGTAACCTGTGTTTGTTTTTGCTTACTGCTAGGTCAAGGTTGCTCAAGCTATCTACATGTCTGGTAGCCTCTTTAATCACTCGTGCCGGCCAAATGTACATGCATATTTTCATTCGCGCACTCTCTTTCTAAGATCTACCACATATATAAATTCAGGGAGCCCAGTCGAGCTATCATATGGTCCACAGGTCTCTCCCATCCTTCCTCTCTTGTATATGCATGTGTGACATACTTAAAAGTAACTATGAATTTATGCTTTGCACTGTTTGTGCTTCTCATTTCTAGGCTGGTGAGATGAATCTTGTGAAAAGACAAAAGTCACTTCAGGAGAATTACAAATTTACTTGCCAGTGTTCAAGTTGTTCAGAGCTACATCTATCGGATCTTGTCATTGATTCATTTTGTTGTCCACAAAGTAGCTGTCTTGGTGCCGTATCAGAATCAACTTGCTACAAATCCGAAGAGAATTGTGTGCATGTTTCCGTAGATGAATCTGATATCTGCAAACTATCATTGCCTGTAAGATGATTTTTCCCTCCCGAAATTTTCTAATAGTTAGTTTGGTGGCATCAGTCTGAAATTCTTTTTGTTCAgcatgtttccaaggttgatgaaGATATAGAGAAGGTTGGGAAATTGTTTTTCAGAAATAATGTTGATTTGAAGATAGATCCTGGATATTGCATGAGCTGTAGATCACAAATTAACTTGTCTTCTGCTGTTGCTACATCAGAGAAGGCAGCATCAATGATCAATAGGTATGTTATGTATTAATGAATGTGGCATATCTAAATTTGGTTGCATCTTCCATCAGTGAATTTTTAATCATAGCAAAGTCGGATAACAATTCAATTCACAGGTTTAAGGAACTTGCAGTTATAGACGAAATCTCCGAAATTCCCATCACAGATGCATTAAGATCCCTACAACAGATAAAGAAGTTGAGGCACCCATATAGCAAGGCT is from Triticum aestivum cultivar Chinese Spring chromosome 1B, IWGSC CS RefSeq v2.1, whole genome shotgun sequence and encodes:
- the LOC123125304 gene encoding uncharacterized protein isoform X3 encodes the protein MFSPPCPPISAYRSRFLADDRGGWVGCSGEWEIGDLQPRSPRVAVLLCARAGNEAGPRADGFSFSARFEILGPTAQLPSLGFKAVTSPSHFRPPLFVSMERLKSAVPADIRRAVGEGTTRDLPSTTSLLLAFLDDLPLFHQVIGELTDPELALCRKDKGRAAELKGRGNACFSRREFEQALGFYSQALRYAPISSDGTDDILVPALYVNRASTMHKLGLLEECLRDCDRAISVSPNYAKAWYRRGMVNASLKNYSSAMHDLEVALSMEVTSSGKSNIEQELKLILLKPQCVNEVGRSSGDCKDAGLAHTAEPHKVVLECIATPNKGRGMTSPNDIPPTSLIHVEDPLAAIILKSCRETHCHYCFSEAPADVVFCPLCTIPVYCSRKCQEQAVGGISWNQDTYLKSNSNAVDLGILSLTSTGCMAPNSKQIAEHRHECGGAHWAAVLPADIVLAGRLMAQYIDSRMLTGKSSAISGPNLDLIQHYDVDSPTSKLESHIYAIVLLLCLQKHYRSDLSWKEETLSQLVLLICQVKVNSIAIVCMKSMDGGQGLTESKGYSAADDAVMCSVEQVKVAQAIYMSGSPVELSYGPQAGEMNLVKRQKSLQENYKFTCQCSSCSELHLSDLVIDSFCCPQSSCLGAVSESTCYKSEENCVHVSVDESDICKLSLPHVSKVDEDIEKVGKLFFRNNVDLKIDPGYCMSCRSQINLSSAVATSEKAASMINRFKELAVIDEISEIPITDALRSLQQIKKLRHPYSKALAQAEDAIAEAFAKIGDQEQARKHCEASIKILEKLYHPKHIAIAHELIKLVSIELSLGDRASAAATFTQAEAIFSLYYGPDVQMILPYVDALKRTVSGGFIAAP
- the LOC123125304 gene encoding SET and MYND domain-containing protein 4 isoform X1; amino-acid sequence: MFSPPCPPISAYRSRFLADDRGGWVGCSGEWEIGDLQPRSPRVAVLLCARAGNEAGPRADGFSFSARFEILGPTAQLPSLGFKAVTSPSHFRPPLFVSMERLKSAVPADIRRAVGEGTTRDLPSTTSLLLAFLDDLPLFHQVIGELTDPELALCRKDKGRAAELKGRGNACFSRREFEQALGFYSQALRYAPISSDGTDDILVPALYVNRASTMHKLGLLEECLRDCDRAISVSPNYAKAWYRRGMVNASLKNYSSAMHDLEVALSMEVTSSGKSNIEQELKLILLKPQCVNEVGRSSGDCKDAGLAHTAEPHKVVLECIATPNKGRGMTSPNDIPPTSLIHVEDPLAAIILKSCRETHCHYCFSEAPADVVFCPLCTIPVYCSRKCQEQAVGGISWNQDTYLKSNSNAVDLGILSLTSTGCMAPNSKQIAEHRHECGGAHWAAVLPADIVLAGRLMAQYIDSRMLTGKSSAISGPNLDLIQHYDVDSPTSKLESHIYAIVLLLCLQKHYRSDLSWKEETLSQLVLLICQVKVNSIAIVCMKSMDGGQGLTESKGYSAADDAVMCSVEQVKVAQAIYMSGSLFNHSCRPNVHAYFHSRTLFLRSTTYINSGSPVELSYGPQAGEMNLVKRQKSLQENYKFTCQCSSCSELHLSDLVIDSFCCPQSSCLGAVSESTCYKSEENCVHVSVDESDICKLSLPHVSKVDEDIEKVGKLFFRNNVDLKIDPGYCMSCRSQINLSSAVATSEKAASMINRFKELAVIDEISEIPITDALRSLQQIKKLRHPYSKALAQAEDAIAEAFAKIGDQEQARKHCEASIKILEKLYHPKHIAIAHELIKLVSIELSLGDRASAAATFTQAEAIFSLYYGPDVQMILPYVDALKRTVSGGFIAAP
- the LOC123125353 gene encoding hepatoma-derived growth factor-related protein 2 is translated as MGGHGGLNILPQKRWNVYRFDNQEKVRVDEAEAARQDQLQREATRRRESHARLVALRRNRGLQSDSPSPPRAPSPPPSSTRSADQVARPRPPPPAARPADPSPVVSDGDHINLFSGGGGAADFAALASASGGRGAAREREPATDTKPNPKKRKKEEEVRTAGPDDEKYKLGYGLAGKGVATPWYMSKPLASSSKERRDYAEGNGEKRSGGKKSIEELREERRKREAKEKERERALLATTARKERQPDRGYSSRYMRR
- the LOC123125304 gene encoding SET and MYND domain-containing protein 4 isoform X2 codes for the protein MFSPPCPPISAYRSRFLADDRGGWVGCSGEWEIGDLQPRSPRVAVLLCARAGNEAGPRADGFSFSARFEILGPTAQLPSLGFKAVTSPSHFRPPLFVSMERLKSAVPADIRRAVGEGTTRDLPSTTSLLLAFLDDLPLFHQVIGELTDPELALCRKDKGRAAELKGRGNACFSRREFEQALGFYSQALRYAPISSDGTDDILVPALYVNRASTMHKLGLLEECLRDCDRAISVSPNYAKAWYRRGMVNASLKNYSSAMHDLEVALSMEVTSSGKSNIEQELKLILLKPQCVNEVGRSSGDCKDAGLAHTEPHKVVLECIATPNKGRGMTSPNDIPPTSLIHVEDPLAAIILKSCRETHCHYCFSEAPADVVFCPLCTIPVYCSRKCQEQAVGGISWNQDTYLKSNSNAVDLGILSLTSTGCMAPNSKQIAEHRHECGGAHWAAVLPADIVLAGRLMAQYIDSRMLTGKSSAISGPNLDLIQHYDVDSPTSKLESHIYAIVLLLCLQKHYRSDLSWKEETLSQLVLLICQVKVNSIAIVCMKSMDGGQGLTESKGYSAADDAVMCSVEQVKVAQAIYMSGSLFNHSCRPNVHAYFHSRTLFLRSTTYINSGSPVELSYGPQAGEMNLVKRQKSLQENYKFTCQCSSCSELHLSDLVIDSFCCPQSSCLGAVSESTCYKSEENCVHVSVDESDICKLSLPHVSKVDEDIEKVGKLFFRNNVDLKIDPGYCMSCRSQINLSSAVATSEKAASMINRFKELAVIDEISEIPITDALRSLQQIKKLRHPYSKALAQAEDAIAEAFAKIGDQEQARKHCEASIKILEKLYHPKHIAIAHELIKLVSIELSLGDRASAAATFTQAEAIFSLYYGPDVQMILPYVDALKRTVSGGFIAAP
- the LOC123125304 gene encoding SET and MYND domain-containing protein 4 isoform X4 — encoded protein: MLRILLLRCMQIILKSCRETHCHYCFSEAPADVVFCPLCTIPVYCSRKCQEQAVGGISWNQDTYLKSNSNAVDLGILSLTSTGCMAPNSKQIAEHRHECGGAHWAAVLPADIVLAGRLMAQYIDSRMLTGKSSAISGPNLDLIQHYDVDSPTSKLESHIYAIVLLLCLQKHYRSDLSWKEETLSQLVLLICQVKVNSIAIVCMKSMDGGQGLTESKGYSAADDAVMCSVEQVKVAQAIYMSGSLFNHSCRPNVHAYFHSRTLFLRSTTYINSGSPVELSYGPQAGEMNLVKRQKSLQENYKFTCQCSSCSELHLSDLVIDSFCCPQSSCLGAVSESTCYKSEENCVHVSVDESDICKLSLPHVSKVDEDIEKVGKLFFRNNVDLKIDPGYCMSCRSQINLSSAVATSEKAASMINRFKELAVIDEISEIPITDALRSLQQIKKLRHPYSKALAQAEDAIAEAFAKIGDQEQARKHCEASIKILEKLYHPKHIAIAHELIKLVSIELSLGDRASAAATFTQAEAIFSLYYGPDVQMILPYVDALKRTVSGGFIAAP